GCGCAGATTCGGGAGTCGCTGGTGGACATCAGCATGCTCGCCGACTGGGTCGCCGCCGAGCAGCAGGACGCCCATCCCGATCGCGAGTTCCTCATCACGGTGCAGCCCGGCCTGGGCGCCCGTGGCGACGAGCGCCTGCTGAAAACCCTGCTGGCCCAAGTGATGGACAACGCGCGCCGGTTCTCCCCCGACGGCGGCCCCGTCAGCGTTGACGTGGCAGGCACGCAGGCCGATGGCATGCTGCGCTTGTCGATACGCGACCGCGGCCGCGGATTCGACATGCGCTACCGCCACAAACTGTTTGAGCCCTTCCAGCGCCTGCACGGCGCCGATGAAGGGGCCGGTGATGGCCTCGGACTGGCCATCGCCCAGCGGATCGCCGAACGTCATGGCGGTCGCATCGATGCCGAATCCGATCCCGATTCCGGCAGTGTGTTCCACCTTTACCTGCCGGCGGCCCAGATCGCCGGTGCAGCACCTGGAGAGTAGTGCCCATGAACAAGGTCATCCTGCTGGTCGAAGACAATCCCGACGACGTCGAGTTGACGCGCCTGGCCTTTGACGAGGCGAAGATCGCCAACCAGCTGGTGGTGGTGGGCGACGGCGCTGAAGCGCTGGACTACCTGTTTGCCAAGGGCAACTACGCCGACCGTGATCCCAACGAACTGCCGTCGATCGTGCTGCTGGACCTCAACCTGCCCAAGGTGGACGGCCGCGAGGTCCTGCAGGCGGTGCGCGCCAACCCGTTGACCAAGACCCTGCCGGTGGTGGTGCTGACCACCAGCACCGAGCCCTTCGATGTGGAAGCCAGCTACTCGCTTGGGGTCAACAGCTACATCCAGAAGCCGGTCGATTTCGAGCAGTTCGTGTGGGCCGTGAAGCAGGTCGGGCTCTACTGGCTGGTGCTCAACCACGCGCGCACCTGAAACGAGCGTTCGCTCACCCCGGCCCGTACAGGGCCTCGGCGCGCTGGAACAGCAGCCAACTCGTGGCGATGTACTTGTCGCCGCCTTCGGGGCGGTTGCCACGGTGGGTATGGGTAAACGCCGCCGGGGCGATCAACACCGAGCCGGTGCGCGGCGCGACCTTGCGCCGTTGATAGAGGAACTCGGTCTCCCCCTGCGCGAAGTCGTCGTTGAGGTAGACCGTCCACAACAGGTGGCGGTGCAGCGTTTCGGCCTGGGCATCGCGCGGGTAGAGCTCGCAATGCCAGTAGGGGTAGCCACCGCTGCCTGCGCGGTAGCGCTGCAGGTTGATCGCGCCGGGGCGCAGCACCGTCCGCACGATTGGCGCGAGTTCCGCATCGGCCATCCCCCGCATCCGCTCCGGCGTCAGCCGCTGATGGCCGCCCTCCGCATCGGCGACCTCCAGCATCAAGGGCGCGATCAGCGTGTGCGGCCAGCGCCTCACGTACTCCAGCAGGGCGGTGAACATCGCCGCGTTCAAGGAGGCTTCGACATCGCACCATTCGGGCTGGCCGCTGATGGTCAGGTCAAGGCTGTCCTTGAGATCGGTGTGCACGCCTCCGCCCACCTCACCCGGCCGCGC
The genomic region above belongs to Lysobacter avium and contains:
- a CDS encoding response regulator — protein: MNKVILLVEDNPDDVELTRLAFDEAKIANQLVVVGDGAEALDYLFAKGNYADRDPNELPSIVLLDLNLPKVDGREVLQAVRANPLTKTLPVVVLTTSTEPFDVEASYSLGVNSYIQKPVDFEQFVWAVKQVGLYWLVLNHART
- a CDS encoding 2OG-Fe(II) oxygenase; this encodes MPAPTPPSPSSTAASASVDDFIHVRHDCLERDWCRDLVERFGNSGAARPGEVGGGVHTDLKDSLDLTISGQPEWCDVEASLNAAMFTALLEYVRRWPHTLIAPLMLEVADAEGGHQRLTPERMRGMADAELAPIVRTVLRPGAINLQRYRAGSGGYPYWHCELYPRDAQAETLHRHLLWTVYLNDDFAQGETEFLYQRRKVAPRTGSVLIAPAAFTHTHRGNRPEGGDKYIATSWLLFQRAEALYGPG